The DNA sequence AACTTTGTTTAAGAGGACTATTATGAGTTGTTTTTAGTTTCAGTTGAATAAGATTATATAAATCCAAAACTTCCTGTTCATCGTATCGATCCTTTAATTTGCAATCCAATTTTCCCAATAAATCATTCGTCTTTAATGCTTCATTTATTTGACTTATCCTGTACTCACCATCCACACGCAGATCGCTATCGTGCGGAAGGTACGAAATTAAAGTTTTTACTTCTCTTAACTCATCCTCGTTTAAATTAATTTGAGACTCAAGATAATTTAGTTGATCTACTATTCTCATGGAAAGCGATTCAATATTTTTTCCTTCTGTGAACGTAACCTTGATCCAGGGTGTTATTTTAATCTGCTCTTCTGATAAAGATTGATTAGACTTTTTAGCAGTTGTGGACTGCAACATTTGGTTTATATAATCCATAAAACCCTTCCTTTCTGCTAAAAATATAATCAAATAACTAAATGATATTAACAACTGCATAAATAAAAAAAAGGACCGACCATTCGATCGGCCCTTTTTTAAGCTAATTCTTAGATACCAGCTGCAGTTTTAGCAGCAGTAATGATGTCATTAGCTTGTTTGAAGGATTTAACTGCATCTGTTCCACCGAAGTTAAGAGGAGTAGTTGTAGTTCCAGATGTTTTAGTAAGTTTGCCAATCTCTTGAGCAACAGCTACTTTTTGAGTGTTTGTCAAGCTTACATAACCAACAAATGCATAGTCATCAAGTGCTGCTTTAATGTTAGCAGTTGTTGCGGAAGCAAGGTCATCAATTGCATTGAATTTTGCGAGTTGAGCAGCATGAGCAGTTACTTGGGTATCAATTGCACCCGTACCGTCAGCCTTTTTCACAATCGCTTCAGCATCAACGTAGCCAGGAGCCGCTGGGCGGTTGTCAATTACGAGTTGTGCAACCTCCAGTTGAGCTTGGGTTGACAAGCTAAGGAAGTTATCAACTACTGTTTTGGAACCGGTAGCGGATTGAGCTACAGCGATATCGATCAATGCAGCACGAACATTTGAAGTGGTAGAAGTAGTTGCGTTAACAGTTGCAACTGCACCACCAAGACCTGCATCAGCGTTTACAGTTGAGATCGCAGTTTGAATCTCAGCCAGTGTCAAAGGACCACCAACCGCATCAAAGCCAACAGTTGTATCTGTCAGATATTTGTTGAGGTTAGCATCTTTAACAGAGCTCATATCAAGTTTGTTAGCAGCAACAGTTTCATGAGCAGTTACATTTGCAACTGTTTGAAGAGCTGCTTTAACCTGTGCATCTGTTGCAGTAGCAGTCAGTGCATCAAGTGCTGTCAGAGCGGCATTGAGACCAGCAGTAGCACCTGCATCTACGATATCGCTTTTAACACTGGCTGTGTTGGTAATAGTAGCAGTACCCTTCGCAGTCAAGTACTCTGCTTTCAGGTTTCCGTTCAAGGAAGCAGCTGGCAGGTTAGCAGAATCAAGAGAAGCCAACGCAGTCAAAGCACTGTAAAGAGTTCCTTGAGTTGTAGCTTCTTTTACTTTGAATACACCAGCTTTAATTTGAGAGGCTTTAATTGCATCAGCTTTAGGTGTAAGAGCTCCTGGAGTAGTAGCATCATCCACCATATACGCTTGAATCAATGCAGTAACTGCGTTTTGCGCTGCAGCTGTAGTAGCGGCAGTGTTAGCAGCACCAATTTTAGCAATGTTAGCCGCATCAACAATAGCTTGAATTTCAATTACAGTGTCAGTTGTGCCAAAAGCAGGTGGCGCTTTAACTGCGTCGATATCAGCTTTGTATTGTTGAATCCAATCAGCATTTACATGTTTAAATGCCTTGTTTTGCAAAGCAGCCAACAACTGAACTTGGTTTGTAGCGTTGTTTACTGCATCAGTAATTGCTTTTTCTTCTGCGCCTGTCAAAGCTGTATCGTTCACAGTTTTGATAATAGCTTGAATATCAGCAAGTGTTTGTTTAGTTGTAGAAGTATTGATAGCAGCTACATAGTTTGAAATTTGTTCATCTTTAATATCTGTTAGACCTGCTGCTTTCAGAAGGGAAAGAGTTGTTACCTCATTACCAGAGAATGCAGCTGCAACGATATCGTCAAATTTCTTAACATCATCAAGGTTGAAAGATACTCCGTTAACTTTCCATACTCCAGTAGGAGCAGTGGTCAGCGCAGTCACGAAGTCAAATGCAGCAGAGGTTTCGCCCTTAACCAGGTCTTGAGCTACTACAGGAACAACGTTGTTGTTGTTGTCTTTTACTTCAACAGTTGCACCTTTAATGTCCGCAGTCAAAGCTGCAAACTTGAATTCAACACCAGAAGTGTTAATAGCACTTACAGACTCAACTTTCAGATCGCCAACTGGAGTAGAAGGATCTACTGCTGCACGAGCATCGTAAGTACCATCAGTAGAACCAGTTACAGTTGCTACAGCATAGCTAGTTGCGAAGTCTTCTTTAACCAGCGCTTCTGCTTTTGCATTTGCCAGACCATCCTCCAAGATTTCTTGGATGGAAGCACCTTTACCAGAGAAGTCGACGAACACGAGGTTGTTGAAGTCTGTGATAGACTTAACTTCGTTTACATAAGCTGCTTTAGCTGCTGCATTCATGTTCAACAGAACATCTGTGGAATAATATTTGTTCACATTACCGCCAATGTAGAGACCATCTTTCGGTGCCGCAAAAGCGGAAGCTGCCATGCTGGCAACAACTGCGGTTGAAAGAACAGAAAGAACCACTTTTTTATTCACGTACTACCCCTCCGTATGTTTGATAGGAAGTTCTATTTTTTATATAGGGTATGTAGAGAGCATAAGGGGAACGAATTCCCCCTATGCCCCACTATTGCATCCCCAAGAACATTACACTGCTAGCGGGTTGATTAAGCTTCTTTGAAAGTTACAGTAGCTTTGTCAGTGTCGCCTTCAGTGCTAGTAACTTTCAGTTCGCCGGAAGTTACTTTTGCATCTGTAGTGTATTGTACTTTGATTTTGCCATCTTTGATTTCAACACGAGCATCTGTAACTACTTTGCCATTGATGGTCAGTTCTACAGTGTCGATGTCGTCTTCAGAAACTTTGGAGTTCAGGTTAGCAACTACTTGGTATGCGTATACTCCGCCGCCAACTGCTGTGGAAACGCCATCCAGTTTGCTGTCGATAGCATTCCAGTCAGTTCCTGGTTCAGGATCTACAACTGGAGTTTGAGTCAAGAATGCTTCGATTTCAGCATCTGTGATGTTTTCTTCATCGATGTAGTCTTCTGTACCAACTACCAGTACGTAGTCATAACGTTTACCGTCATCATCAGTGTCGATCAGGATGATCAGGTCGCCATCATCTACACCGTCGATACCAGTGATATCATCCCAAGCATCGATGAACGCTGTGGAAGATTGAGTGTACAGTTTTTTGCCTTTAGTAGTCGTGATAGTAGTACCATCAACGTCTTTTACTTGAGCAAATTGGATATCTTCGATGGAGTTTTTGTCCCATTTGGAGGAATCCAGTTTCAACTTCGCTTTTTCGCTGTTGATTGCGCCGTCGATTACTTCAGCAACGTCATCAACAACTACTTCGCCATCGGAATTCAGATCGAATGCGATGAAGTCACCACGCTTGATACCTTTACGGATCAGGCCATCTTTATCGTCATCCAATTTGTATTCTTTTTGAACAACAGCATTGGAGTCGTCTTTAGTCAGAACGATTACGCTATCTTCTCCGCCTTTAGTACCGTATTGCAGTACATAACCGAGGGAAGCGTCGCCGCCCAAACCGTCGCCTTCAACAACGAAGATTGCATCTACTTCTTCGCCATCTTCATCCAGCAGGTAGTAAACTTTCAGGTCGTTCTCGTCAGCGATGTCTTTGAACTTCGCGATGCCAGCATCTTTCAGTTCCAGACGTTTGCCTTCGATAGCACCAGTCATGTCGAAGATTGCAGTGTCGTCAGTTACTTCAGCGTCGCCAACGATGTTGTCATCTTCGTCTGCCAGGTCATCCCAAGCTTGACCTTCGGAGAATTCCAGACCTTTAGTGTCCATCAGTTTTACTTTGCTTGGTTCGCCTTTGGAATCCAAAGTTACTTCAAGCATAACGAGGCTCTCGTCTTTGCTTGGTACCAGGATATCTTCCAGCTCGTCTTGGTTACCGTTTTCGTCGAAGTCTTGACCATCAGTGTCTTCGATGTCTTTAGCTTCCAAGGAGAGAGTCAGTTTTTTACCTTTTTCAGTCATTACAGTGAAAGCATACTCATCATCGCTAGGGCTGTAAACAGCTGCGCGAGTAACGATAGCTTTCAGTTTGCGATCGTCTACGCTGTCTTTTGTTTCAACGTGACGGATACGACCGGAAGCATCCAAGAACAGTTTTACATCTTCACCGTCGAGGTCGCCAATCAGATCCCAGTTTTTGTCGTCGATCACTTTAACGTCTTTGTTAGCGTTGTCGGAGTAAGTAGAACCTTTACGCAGACGGTATGTTTTGTCACCGATAGTCAGACGAACGTCAGTGCTGCTACGAGTAACTACTTTGTCTACTTTACCTTCAACTACAGTACGGCTAGCAAATACCAGCAATTTGTCAGTATCGCCATCAGCGTAGTAAACGCTGTAAACGTCCATAGGTTTCAGGTCAGCCAATTTAGCTGTTTTGCCATCGAGGAATACCAGGAAGTCTGTACCTTCATCCAATTTGTCCAGATCGCTGAATTTACCGCCATCCAGGTTGGTGATTTTTTTCTTGTCAGCATCGATTTTCTCGATTACTTCGGAACCGTATTTAACGCCTTTTTTGGACATATCCAAGGATTGGTCGTCAATTACGTGGATGTAGCTGATTTCGTTGTTATCGTTCAGAACCAGTTTAGCGGAGAATGTGAATCCACCGTCAACGTTGTCTTTGATGATCTTTTTCAGACCTTCAGCAGCATCGTTGAAAGGAGTGAAGTTGTAAGTAACTTCAGTGTCTTTGGTGAATTTGTAGGATTTTCCGCTACCATCCATGGAGATTTTCAGATCGTTCAGATCGGAGTTGCTCAGATCGGATGGGTTCGTGTAAGTTTTACCTTTCAGTTGGAAAGTGTCCAGACGGTCCATAACTACTTCTTCGTCTTCGGAACCTTCCATCCAAACGATTACGTTTTCTTTGTCATCTTTGATCCACACTTGTACGTGTTGACCAGCGAATTCGTTAGGGTTGATGCTGTCTGCTACTTTGTAAGTAGTGTTGCCCAGACCAGCGTTTTTACCAGCCAAAGTAACTTCGTTGGACTTGATTTTGCCCAAGCCGATAGCTGGAACGTTGGAAACTACTGGCAAGTCATCGGAATCGTTATCGGAATCGTGAGCCCATTCCATGTCACGAACAGTAACGTTCAGGTATTTAGTCAGAAGAGTTTCGTCAGTTACGTTGAAACGGATATCAGTACCGTATTCAACTTGCTCCATCAAGTCTACGCGAAGAGCGTTGTCCAGCATTTTGAAGATGTCGCCACGAACTGCTGCATTGTTAGGGTTGTTGATACCTTTTGCAATGTTCAGCTCGGAAGCTTTGGAGATCATGCTGTTTGGCCATACACCTTTAACGGATGGCTCATAACCCAGAGCGCGAACGATCATGGTTACTGCTTCAGCATAAGTAACTTGGTTTTGTGGTTTGAAAGATTTATCCGGGAAACCTTTAACGATTTCTTCACCGGAAGCAACGTTTACGAATCCAGCGAACCAGTCAGTGGATTTAACGTCAGTGTAAGTAGTATTGAATTGAGCCAGTTTCGCACCTTGCTCCAGTCCGCGAGCGCGAACGATCAGAGTAGCGAACTCTGCACGAGTGATAGTTTTGTCTACACCGAAATCGCCATTTCCATAACCTGCTACCAGGCCAAGAGATTCCAGACGTTTTACGGTTTTTTCCATTGCAGCATCCATTTTAGGAGCTTCTGTAGTTGCTTCAGCAGCGAATGCCATTGGAGCAACAGTAAGTGCGAGGGCACTAGCCAGTACACTGTTAACGACCTTTTTCATAACCTTGTGTTCTCCTCCTCTAGTATAAACAAATTGTTCTTGGGGAATATTTTTTGTTAATCTATCTTTCTTTTTAAAGCCCGAATCCTGCAAGCGCGTGTCACCTCCTTTCGCAGGACAGCTTCGCTTTTTTGTGTTAAAAATCTCTAGTATATACAGTATTGTGTAAAATGCAACAATCACTAGTGTAACACAATTGCTAGAATCCGTGAATCTTTTTTACACAATTCCCCGTTTTTCGTGTGACATCCTATTAAACGCCTCAGCTCAGCAAAAGTTGCGGCGCCGGAGAAAAAA is a window from the Brevibacillus choshinensis genome containing:
- a CDS encoding S-layer homology domain-containing protein translates to MQDSGFKKKDRLTKNIPQEQFVYTRGGEHKVMKKVVNSVLASALALTVAPMAFAAEATTEAPKMDAAMEKTVKRLESLGLVAGYGNGDFGVDKTITRAEFATLIVRARGLEQGAKLAQFNTTYTDVKSTDWFAGFVNVASGEEIVKGFPDKSFKPQNQVTYAEAVTMIVRALGYEPSVKGVWPNSMISKASELNIAKGINNPNNAAVRGDIFKMLDNALRVDLMEQVEYGTDIRFNVTDETLLTKYLNVTVRDMEWAHDSDNDSDDLPVVSNVPAIGLGKIKSNEVTLAGKNAGLGNTTYKVADSINPNEFAGQHVQVWIKDDKENVIVWMEGSEDEEVVMDRLDTFQLKGKTYTNPSDLSNSDLNDLKISMDGSGKSYKFTKDTEVTYNFTPFNDAAEGLKKIIKDNVDGGFTFSAKLVLNDNNEISYIHVIDDQSLDMSKKGVKYGSEVIEKIDADKKKITNLDGGKFSDLDKLDEGTDFLVFLDGKTAKLADLKPMDVYSVYYADGDTDKLLVFASRTVVEGKVDKVVTRSSTDVRLTIGDKTYRLRKGSTYSDNANKDVKVIDDKNWDLIGDLDGEDVKLFLDASGRIRHVETKDSVDDRKLKAIVTRAAVYSPSDDEYAFTVMTEKGKKLTLSLEAKDIEDTDGQDFDENGNQDELEDILVPSKDESLVMLEVTLDSKGEPSKVKLMDTKGLEFSEGQAWDDLADEDDNIVGDAEVTDDTAIFDMTGAIEGKRLELKDAGIAKFKDIADENDLKVYYLLDEDGEEVDAIFVVEGDGLGGDASLGYVLQYGTKGGEDSVIVLTKDDSNAVVQKEYKLDDDKDGLIRKGIKRGDFIAFDLNSDGEVVVDDVAEVIDGAINSEKAKLKLDSSKWDKNSIEDIQFAQVKDVDGTTITTTKGKKLYTQSSTAFIDAWDDITGIDGVDDGDLIILIDTDDDGKRYDYVLVVGTEDYIDEENITDAEIEAFLTQTPVVDPEPGTDWNAIDSKLDGVSTAVGGGVYAYQVVANLNSKVSEDDIDTVELTINGKVVTDARVEIKDGKIKVQYTTDAKVTSGELKVTSTEGDTDKATVTFKEA